AACAGTTCTTTATGTCTGTATTAGAATAGGTTGTCTACATCTATGTTGCTCGAATTCTCCAAAATGTTGTCGCACCTATGTCGGATCTTTAAAAAATGCACCACTTTTGGAGCAGTAACGGAGCCACCTTTGCTCTAGGGGGTTAATCCAGACCttcttcgacgaaaaattatatagtttttatactatttttacatggttacaaattaaatatttttatgcatatatatagtagaagttgaacccccttcgactagttcgtatatATACTTCTGAACCCCCTCGATAAAAATCCTAGCTCCGCCACTATTTTAGAGGATCCGATACACACCTGATCACATTTTttaagagttcgagcaacataggtCTACATCACATGCATTCCTTTCGATGCAACCCTTTTCCGAATCCTATATAAACGCGAGATATTTTATACATCAAACTATATATCGTCCTTTATTTGTTTACCAATATACATTTCTTAtccttttatttacatatttttctttattatgaaatttatttgattcattatatataataatacacatgTAATAATATTCTTGAATTATTATTTATACAGGGAGGATCAGGAAGTGCAAGCAATATTAGGTTTCAAAATGTGGTTATGAATAGTGTAAAAAACCCCATAATTATAGATCAAAATTATTGTGATCAAGATACTCCATGCAAGGATCAGGTAACTCAAAATTGATTTAACTTATATACATTGACAACGTAAAAAATATATCGCGATACTTTAATTATCTGTTGTACATACGTAACATATTGTCTTGCATATTTTTTAGAGTAAAGCATTTAGTACGttcctgaactatgaccaaatttgctacgatacactccaacttcacagggatcCTATcacccctgaactcaattttagcatatttttgttattcttttgtgctgacatgacacctttcGTCAACTTTTTTGGCTGACATGACACATTTAATGTAAGCCCCATATTATGTAAAAAAGTTTCCATGTCAGCATAAAAGGGTGAAAAAAACACATTAAAATTGAGTTTAGAGGTAATAGGATCCctgtaaagttggagtgtgtcgtagcaactttggctATAGTTCGAGGGAGTATTGGATGCTTTTCAAActataaggggtcgtttggtagagtgtattggaaaactaatacatgcattagtttaatgtgtattactaataccttgtttggtatacttttgcaccgtatgtataactaatgcttgcattagttattatacgctctattgtgtattgaggtgtgcattactaatacctcaaaattcatggtattagcaatgcaatggatccaatacatgcattaacatgattaaagacaccATTATccgtcaaaaaaaaaaaattcacatcccttccaacatatatatgaaggatatttttgtaaaattttttttttttttttagaaattatttaattcatgttattttttatacatcaaaccaaaaaatgcataagaaaaatacaagtataactaatgcaagcatagctaacacaagcattactaacacagcatattttgcattattcttatacactctaccaaacgacccctaaatgtataagaaaaatcaatttcatccctTCAACTTTCTTAAAATACGATAATTCCCTTAAAAAAAGAACTTTTAAATTTgtcaaattaatcttttttgtAGTGTTGAAGATAAATTAagttaattttgatatatttttaattattataattatcaaCTTACAGGATTCAGCAGTTCAAGTAAAAAATGTGATTTATCAAAACATCAAAGGGACAAGTGCAACAAATGAAGCCATAAATTTCAAATGCAGCAAGAATTTTCCATGTCAAGGAATTTTATTGGAGAATGTAAAATTATTGGGAGAAAATGGTGAAACTCCAGGGGCAATTTGGGAAAATACTGACAATTTAACATGCAATAATGT
This is a stretch of genomic DNA from Capsicum annuum cultivar UCD-10X-F1 unplaced genomic scaffold, UCD10Xv1.1 ctg79604, whole genome shotgun sequence. It encodes these proteins:
- the LOC124895076 gene encoding polygalacturonase-like, which produces KLICWTGDDCISIVSGSQKVLATGITCGPGHGISIGSLGAGNSEAHVSDINVNGAKLSGTTNGLRIKTWQGGSGSASNIRFQNVVMNSVKNPIIIDQNYCDQDTPCKDQDSAVQVKNVIYQNIKGTSATNEAINFKCSKNFPCQGILLENVKLLGENGETPGAIWENTDNLTCNNVSPECPRQLS